A window from Megalobrama amblycephala isolate DHTTF-2021 linkage group LG9, ASM1881202v1, whole genome shotgun sequence encodes these proteins:
- the galr1a gene encoding galanin receptor type 1 — MNVQNSSDLDRPEGNLEAPEKTLFGIGTDNFVTLLIFGLIFTLGVLGNSLVITVLAQRKPGQQRSTTNIFILNLSVADLSYLLFCIPFQSTVYMLPTWILGAFICKFIHYFFTVSMLVSIFTLSAMSVDRYIAIVHCRKSSSIRVSRHALIGVLIIWVLSLAMATPVAYYQGIVESKDNSTFCWEVWPDHSKRKIYVVCTFVFGYVLPLILISFCYAKVLNHLHKKLRNVSKKSEASKKKTAQTVLVVVVVFCLSWLPHHVVHLWVEFGSFPLNQASFVLRVAAHCLAYSNSSVNPVIYAFLSENFRQAYKQVFRCRVASECPTNEAREMKAAPSTNCTTV, encoded by the exons ATGAACGTCCAAAACAGCAGTGATTTAGACAGACCTGAAGGCAACTTGGAGGCACCTGAAAAAACCCTTTTTGGCATCGGCACCGACAACTTCGTCACGCTTCTGATCTTTGGACTCATTTTTACTCTAGGGGTCCTGGGAAACTCTCTGGTTATCACTGTTCTGGCTCAACGCAAACCTGGACAGCAACGAAGCACCACCAACATCTTCATCCTCAACCTCAGCGTGGCAGATCTGTCCTATCTGCTCTTCTGCATCCCCTTTCAGTCAACAGTTTACATGCTGCCCACATGGATCCTGGGTGCCTTTATTTGCAAGTTTATCCACTACTTTTTCACCGTGTCCATGTTGGTGAGCATCTTCACTTTATCAGCCATGTCGGTGGACAGGTACATCGCCATAGTGCACTGCAGAAAGTCCTCATCCATTCGAGTTTCGAGGCATGCATTGATCGGGGTGCTGATCATATGGGTGCTTTCTTTAGCCATGGCCACCCCGGTTGCCTACTATCAGGGTATCGTGGAAAGTAAGGACAACAGTACGTTTTGCTGGGAAGTGTGGCCAGATCACAGCAAGAGGAAAATCTATGTGGTGTGCACTTTTGTCTTTGGATATGTGCTGCCGTTGATTCTGATATCTTTCTGTTATGCCAAG GTCCTGAATCATTTGCATAAGAAGTTAAGAAATGTCTCCAAAAAGTCTGAGGCATCAAAAAAGAAG ACTGCTCAGACAGTTCTGGTGGTTGTGGTGGTCTTCTGCCTGTCCTGGCTGCCTCATCACGTGGTGCACCTGTGGGTCGAGTTTGGCTCCTTCCCCCTGAACCAGGCGTCCTTCGTGCTCCGCGTGGCAGCCCATTGTCTGGCCTACAGCAACTCATCTGTTAATCCTGTTATTTATGCGTTCCTTTCCGAGAACTTCAGGCAGGCGTATAAGCAGGTTTTCCGTTGTAGGGTGGCTTCTGAGTGCCCAACAAATGAGGCCAGAGAGATGAAGGCAGCACCATCCACCAACTGCACCACTGTGTAA